A section of the Flaviflexus equikiangi genome encodes:
- a CDS encoding helix-turn-helix domain-containing protein — translation MATGEYSTRVEWLEHRNRVLEAVTAIASLMAANHDIDMVLDRITALTRDLTNSDMAYISLNDAKETFIQYSTGVQTEGYRHIRMPLGTGVLGKAAIGRGTVQTADYLIDPSIIHLDNIDEIVRTEGVRAILGVPIRVHGALHGALLLANRTPGVFSPTIVDTVTTIAHHTAVALDQSRRFRAVSATLAGLRESFDDSAERLQALQTVVDLDALLSESLAQRRGLDHFAHTAAKALGSDLAILDAQGELAARGSIHGEPELPAFASELGRQAFISGRPAIRDRITATAATSNSEHLGSVIVFDPVPEQLLPRVTRTAVFLGILLLFERTQRGEERQRDQALIDDLLQRRKLTPSGAQRLEALLHTGPLSVAVLRTVGDSRTQLDRKTRDSLSFSAERHGIDGRRFLSVEHHDHICILLPAQESEDILRSFISAMKSAAADVQCALGGRVDHATDFAQAHAIALTAMSALRALGHTNRIYRADDLGSLGIILAAQNADPHAYTPLSEIQALIDYDVAHGTELTRTAWLYSENHENIKITAGMLVVHENTVRQRLVRISELLGSNWQGSPRFLDIRLGLRIWALKTT, via the coding sequence ATGGCCACTGGAGAATACTCCACTCGCGTCGAGTGGCTCGAGCATCGTAATCGCGTACTCGAGGCCGTCACAGCGATCGCGTCCCTCATGGCAGCGAATCACGACATCGATATGGTCCTCGATCGAATCACGGCCCTCACCCGAGATCTGACGAACTCAGATATGGCGTACATCTCCCTCAATGACGCTAAAGAGACGTTCATCCAGTATTCAACCGGCGTCCAGACAGAGGGCTACCGTCACATCCGCATGCCGCTCGGAACTGGGGTGCTCGGCAAGGCGGCAATCGGTCGCGGGACGGTCCAAACAGCCGACTATCTCATCGATCCCAGCATCATTCACCTCGACAACATTGACGAAATCGTGCGAACCGAAGGCGTCAGGGCGATTCTCGGCGTGCCGATCAGAGTCCACGGAGCACTGCACGGGGCGCTCCTCCTCGCGAACCGGACGCCGGGCGTCTTCTCCCCCACAATCGTGGATACCGTCACGACAATCGCCCACCACACGGCCGTTGCACTTGACCAATCCCGTCGCTTTCGCGCAGTCAGCGCAACACTTGCGGGTCTGCGAGAAAGCTTCGATGACAGTGCCGAGAGGCTTCAAGCCCTCCAAACCGTTGTCGACCTGGACGCCCTGCTCAGCGAGAGCCTGGCTCAGCGACGCGGGCTCGATCACTTTGCCCACACGGCGGCGAAGGCCCTCGGCTCCGACCTCGCGATTCTTGACGCTCAAGGTGAGCTTGCCGCCCGAGGCAGTATTCACGGGGAACCGGAACTGCCAGCCTTCGCTTCCGAACTCGGCAGACAGGCATTCATCTCGGGACGGCCCGCCATCCGAGACAGGATCACCGCAACTGCGGCTACGTCGAACTCTGAACACTTGGGAAGCGTCATCGTCTTCGATCCTGTTCCTGAACAACTCCTACCCCGCGTCACCAGAACTGCGGTTTTTCTCGGGATTCTTCTCCTGTTCGAAAGAACTCAGCGGGGCGAGGAGCGGCAACGCGACCAGGCACTCATCGACGATCTCTTACAGCGTCGGAAGCTCACGCCGTCAGGCGCGCAGCGCCTCGAGGCTCTTCTTCACACGGGGCCGCTCTCTGTCGCCGTCCTGAGAACCGTTGGAGACTCTCGAACGCAACTAGACCGAAAGACGAGGGATTCTCTCTCCTTCAGCGCCGAGCGTCACGGTATAGACGGCCGGAGATTTCTATCCGTCGAACACCACGACCACATCTGCATCCTTCTCCCGGCTCAGGAATCGGAGGATATCCTCCGGAGCTTCATCAGTGCGATGAAATCGGCCGCCGCGGATGTTCAGTGCGCGCTCGGAGGCAGAGTCGACCATGCGACAGATTTCGCCCAGGCTCACGCTATCGCGCTGACAGCCATGTCTGCCCTCAGAGCTCTCGGGCACACGAATCGCATCTATAGAGCCGACGATCTCGGCTCGCTCGGGATCATTCTCGCCGCGCAGAACGCCGACCCCCACGCCTACACGCCCCTCTCAGAGATCCAAGCATTGATCGATTACGACGTGGCACACGGCACCGAACTCACGCGGACTGCCTGGCTCTATTCGGAAAACCACGAGAACATCAAGATCACCGCGGGCATGCTCGTCGTCCACGAAAACACTGTCCGTCAACGTCTCGTCCGAATCTCCGAGCTCCTCGGATCGAACTGGCAGGGATCACCGCGCTTTCTCGACATTCGTCTGGGCTTGCGGATCTGGGCCCTGAAGACGACGTGA
- a CDS encoding N-acyl homoserine lactonase family protein: MKLHFLSTGIMECDHTWLLLQAGNTIKDRHHKHEPAAWGECPTHAILIETDEGRVLWDTGVPRDWESRWAPTGFQDFFPVQEDPQGPGFLDSALADLELTPDDIDILVLSHLHFDHAANAKMFDNGKTRILVQADEIEGVKTIDGLFKGAHLVSDFDGLSMEAVHGDQEIVPGVSVISTPGHTWGTMSLRVDLPNDGTKIFTSDAVYMGASWGPPAIGAGIVWDSVGWLESVEKLRRIQEETGAEVIFGHDAEQRKAMKIAPNGHYS; encoded by the coding sequence ATGAAACTACATTTCCTATCGACCGGAATCATGGAGTGTGACCACACGTGGCTCTTGCTCCAGGCAGGCAACACCATTAAGGATCGCCATCACAAGCATGAACCGGCGGCGTGGGGAGAATGTCCGACACATGCCATTCTTATCGAGACGGATGAGGGGCGCGTTCTCTGGGACACCGGTGTTCCACGAGACTGGGAGTCCCGCTGGGCCCCGACAGGCTTCCAAGACTTCTTTCCCGTCCAAGAGGACCCACAGGGGCCGGGTTTCCTCGACTCCGCGCTAGCAGATCTCGAGCTCACCCCAGACGATATCGACATTCTCGTGCTCTCCCACCTCCATTTCGATCATGCGGCAAACGCAAAGATGTTCGACAACGGCAAGACGCGCATCCTTGTCCAAGCTGACGAAATCGAGGGAGTCAAAACGATTGATGGCCTGTTCAAGGGCGCACACCTCGTCTCCGACTTCGACGGGCTCTCCATGGAGGCGGTCCACGGAGATCAAGAGATTGTGCCGGGAGTATCTGTCATTTCGACCCCGGGACACACGTGGGGGACGATGAGTCTCCGAGTCGATCTGCCGAACGATGGAACGAAGATCTTCACGTCAGACGCTGTGTACATGGGAGCGTCCTGGGGTCCGCCCGCCATTGGTGCCGGCATCGTATGGGACTCCGTGGGTTGGCTCGAGTCGGTCGAGAAGTTGCGCCGCATCCAGGAGGAGACCGGTGCCGAAGTGATCTTTGGCCATGACGCCGAGCAGCGGAAGGCAATGAAGATCGCTCCCAATGGTCATTACAGCTGA
- a CDS encoding alcohol dehydrogenase catalytic domain-containing protein, which produces MKIRGAVLEEMGLARPYAQSQPLKIVELDLAGPGPTELLVRMDAAGVCHSDLSVVEGNRPRPVPMLLGHEACGTVMEVGSDVKGFDIGDQVVMSFLPRCGECQACQTDGKLPCSVGSKANNDGVMMSGEISLDRDGEKIYHHLGVSAFATHAVVDYRSAVVVDRRVPPEIAAVLGCAVLTGGGAVLNAAKPSPEETIMVVGLGGVGMAALITALAQDVKEVIAVDSLPSKLERAKELGAHRVFTPQEVAEQGITADKVIEAAGHVRAFETAYNAIGFGGTLVTVGLPPAHATSEIAPLNLTAAARTVIGSYLGSAVPARDIPEYADLYLEGKLPVGELISSTIRFEDINEAMDELADGNAIRQVIVFDRQGE; this is translated from the coding sequence ATGAAGATCCGTGGAGCAGTCCTTGAAGAAATGGGGCTTGCGCGTCCCTATGCCCAATCACAGCCGCTCAAAATCGTTGAACTCGATCTCGCAGGCCCAGGCCCTACCGAACTCCTGGTGAGGATGGACGCGGCGGGCGTCTGTCACTCCGACCTCTCCGTCGTGGAGGGAAACCGGCCACGGCCAGTCCCCATGCTTCTGGGCCACGAAGCATGCGGGACGGTCATGGAGGTGGGCTCCGATGTGAAGGGCTTCGACATCGGTGACCAGGTTGTCATGAGCTTCCTCCCCCGGTGCGGCGAATGCCAAGCATGTCAGACCGACGGGAAACTGCCCTGTTCGGTCGGATCGAAGGCGAACAATGACGGAGTGATGATGTCGGGCGAGATCTCACTCGACCGTGACGGAGAGAAGATCTACCATCACCTGGGCGTCAGCGCATTCGCCACCCACGCCGTTGTCGACTACCGTAGCGCGGTCGTCGTCGACAGGAGGGTGCCACCGGAGATAGCGGCAGTGCTCGGATGTGCGGTGCTGACGGGCGGAGGCGCCGTCCTCAACGCGGCGAAACCGTCTCCGGAAGAAACCATCATGGTCGTCGGGCTCGGCGGCGTTGGCATGGCCGCACTGATCACTGCCCTGGCACAGGACGTCAAAGAAGTCATCGCAGTCGACTCCCTTCCCTCGAAGCTGGAGCGTGCGAAAGAACTCGGAGCTCATCGTGTCTTCACTCCGCAAGAGGTCGCAGAACAGGGTATTACGGCTGACAAAGTGATCGAGGCGGCCGGCCATGTCAGAGCCTTCGAGACCGCCTACAACGCCATCGGCTTCGGTGGCACCCTTGTCACTGTCGGGCTCCCGCCCGCACATGCGACATCCGAGATCGCGCCGCTCAATCTGACTGCGGCCGCGCGAACCGTCATCGGCAGCTATCTAGGCTCCGCTGTTCCCGCTCGCGATATCCCGGAGTACGCAGACCTCTATCTCGAAGGGAAGCTACCGGTCGGGGAGCTCATCTCATCAACCATCCGCTTCGAAGACATCAATGAGGCGATGGATGAGCTCGCCGACGGCAATGCCATCCGCCAAGTCATCGTCTTCGACCGTCAGGGAGAATAG